ACAATGAATTTTTTTTATTTTCCAACAAAGCTTAGAACAGAGGAAAAAACCACTACAAGCAGTGGTTTTTTACGGCAGCCTATTCGCTTTTTCAGGTTAATAATTTGAGTTTTCAAGTTTTCCCAGAGCTTTCCGGGCCAGCTCCCTCACCTTCACGGATTCACTATAGTCCTCTGCAACTTTAGATAATTCCGGGATTGCTGAAATATCCCCTACATCGCCGAGAGCTTGAGCTGCTTTTTCCTTAACCCCAGCCACCGGATCATGCAATAGCTGGATCAGCAAGGCTGCCGCCTTTCTATTACCTATACGTCCTAAAGCTTCACAGGCTTGAGCTCGAATCAAGCTGTCATTATCCTCCAAACATTTCAGCAAAATTTCAAAGGATATTGGGAGCTCAGCAAAAGCCTTTATTAAGTGAATATCCACTCGCCTGCTAACCTGTTGATAGATGCTGTTTAAAAGTTGAAAGCCTTCTCTATCCTTAAGTTCCCGTAGAATCCAATCAATCATGCGCAACAAGACTGCCTCATTTTGACTCAATAAAAGACTCTTGGCAAGTCCAAAATCACTTATTGAGATAGCTCTCTGCAATTGTTCTCCAAGTTTAGGAAGCAAAAATCCAGCAATGGTTTGCGCACTTTTTTCACTGAGGGTTAATTTACCCCCTTTGTTTTTTTGAACATAATGGAGTGCTATAAGACCATCAATTGCGCATGAGAATAGGTTTGCTCTCTGATCGCCCCCTAAGACTCCCGTACCCGGTCCCCACCTGCCGGCACTTTCACTCATGGCGGAAACCAAAGAATTCTCATCCAACCTGCCCTCATGAGTATGGATAATTTCCAGAAGTGTCACCAAATCAGGCACAGGCAAGGGTATACCCAGATCCAAAATCACTTGTTCAAGAATTAGACGCTCCTTATACAAGGGTTCACCTTCAACGGCAGTCTGAAACTGATAAAGAAAGCTCAGTTGTTCAAAACCGAATTCTCGCAGTTCCGGATTCTGCTGGCATTCCAATAAACTTGCCCTAGTATTGACAATAAAGGCCTTAATTTTTTTTAGTCTTAGAATCAGTAAATCCAAATAGTCCAGAGGATAACCTGTTTTTTCCGCAATATTTGGCAAGGATTCACCACCAATCCAAAGGCGGAAAATCCTGCGCCAAGGCTCCTTGGGATCCGTTATCTGCGGACGCTTAATAATCCTTTGGGCCGGCTCGAGCAAGTCTTTAGCTAAATCTGCAACCACAGCAGAAGGATTGGCAAACTGGTTTTTCAGCTTCCATTGAATAATCTCGGCAAAGGTGGAGTTTGTAAGCAAATCCGCATTGTTGCAAAAGCAATGGATGAGATCCGGAATAATCGTTTCATTAATATATTTCAGAGCAAGGGGACTTCTCGGCCCTCCCCACTCATCTAATAAGACAGCTGCCAAACTCTCCCCTAAGCTGGTTAAATCATTCTTGCTCCAGCCCCAATTTACTAAATCCGCCACTACACATCACCTTCATTTTGCCAGCGTTCATTTTCTTTTAGATCCCCGGCATTTTCCTGCAGGTCTCCAGCTTTCAATCCCATTTGCCAGCCAATTTCCAAAGCCTTAGTATTTTGAGCTGCAGTTCCTTTGGGAGCCCGTTCCTGTACAGCCTGCAAAACATTTTCCTTGGGTATCTGACCGCTTAAAGAAGCCACTACACCAAGAGCTAATACATTGGAACTTTGTTCAGAACCGAAGTGAACACGGGCAGCCTTGGTAATCGGCAGAGAATAAAAATTTCTGCTTCGCGGCTTAACTTCAGTGACATAGGAATCATCAACGATGAGTATTGCCTCTTCATTGAGATGTAAACCATACTTTTTATAGGCCTCTTGGCTAAGGGTTAACACAAAGTCCGGTCTTTCCACTTTAGGATAATAAATAGCCTCGTTGCCGATGATGACTTCCGCCCGGCTGGCACCTCCCCGGGCTTCAGGACCGTAGCTTTGACTCTGGGCAACATTTTGACCGGCATTAATCCCGGCTTCTGCCAGCATAATCGCGGCTAATATCAGTCCCTGTCCGCCCGTCCCTGTTAACAGGAATTCTTGCTTTGCCATCAGCGACTGACCTCCTTTAACTTCTGCCTAAGTTTTTCATACTCCTGAGTATATTCCGGCCTTTCCCCTTTAAATATCTCGCCAATCTGGAAGTCCTCTTCATGAGCTGGGGATTGTCCTGCTTTGAAGGCATGCTCTTTTTGCCAGAGCAGCATATCCGCAGGGGTTTTAAACTTATTTCGCCGGCCGTAGGATACAGGGCACTGTGAAATAGCCTCCACTAAGGAAAAACCCGGATTATTATAGGCATCAATCACTAATTTCGTAAGCAGCTGATTGTGATAAGCCGTTGCCCGTGCCCCAAAAGTTGCACCCGCTGCTTTTGCCAGCTCCAGAACTTGAAATGGGCTCTCCAAATTCCCAAAAGGAGACGTAGTTCCTCGTTTGTCATGGGGAGTCAGAGGGGAGGTTTGCCCTCCTGTCATACCGTAAATGCTGTTATTGATCACGATGGCTGTCAGGTCAATATTGCGTCTGGAAGCATGAATCAAATGATTTCCGCCAATGGCTGTGGCATCTCCATCCCCCATAATAACAAAGACATCCAGCTCCGGGCGTGCTGTCTTAATCCCTGTTGCAAAGGGCAAAGCCCTGCCATGAGTAGTATGAAGGGTGTTAAAGTCCAAGTACCCCGGCATACGGGAAGAGCAGCCAATTCCAGAAACAAAAATCACCTTGTTTTGATCCAGCTGCAAGGTTTTAATGGCCCGGATGATGGCTGCGGTAATGGTCCCGATCCCACAGCCGGGGCACCAAATGTGCGGCAGGGTTTCTATTCTAAAATATTGAGCGATATCATTAAACATTTCTAAACCTCCCGAATTCTCTCTAGAATTTCATTGGGGGTTATTAGTTCTCCGTCGGTGCGGTTTAGAAGCTCTACCTTTCTATAGCCAAAGATTCTCTCTATCTCCCCGGCCAATTGACCACTATTCATCTCCACAACCAAGTATTTCCGGCCTTCATATTTCTCTAATTGCTTCTGGGGAAAAGGCCAAATCGTAATCGGACGAAAAAGTCCCACCTTCAGCCCCATACTCCGGGCTGTATGTACCGCCGACATAGCTGAACGAGCAGCACAGCCATAGGCAATTAAAACTAGTTCCGCATCATCAAGCTGCACCTCTTCCACCAATTGGATCTTTTCTAAATAAGGACTTAGCTTCTGAGTCAAACGCTGCATAAATCGCCTGGTCACATCCGGGTTTCCTGTCGGTAAACCCTTTTCATTATGAGTTAAGCCTGTGACATGATAGCGGTAACCATCCCCAAAGTTTGCCATAGCCGGGATCATGCTCTCATCGTTTTCATAAGGAATATAGTCATGGGGAGTAACATCGGGACTCTTTCTGTTAATAATTATCAATCTTTCAGGTATGATTACCTGCTCCCTCAAGTGCCCAATCACTTCATCCATGAGAAGTATTACCGGGATGCGGTATTCCTCGGCCATATTAAAGGCTTTAACGATAAGTTCATAACATTCCTGCACGGATGAGGGAGTTATGACAATAATAGGATGGTCTCCATGAGTGCCCCAGCGAGCCTGCATAACATCCGCCTGAGCAGGAGACGTAGGTAATCCTGTACTGGGTCCGCCCCTCTGGACATTAACTACCACACAGGGCACTTCGGTAGCAATGGCATAGCCCAAATTTTCCTGTTTCAGTGAAAACCCCGGACCGCTTGTCGCTGTCAAGCTTTTAAGACCAGTCAAAGAAGCCCCGATGACCGCTGCCATGCTGCCGATTTCATCTTCCATTTGAATAAACGTACCCCCGATGGCGGGTAATCTCTCTGCCATTTTTTCAGCGATTTCCGTGGAGGGAGTAATTGGATATCCCGCATAAAAATGGACTCCAGCCGCCAAAGCTCCTTCTGCAACCGCTTCATTCCCTTGCATTAATCTGGGCTTATTCATCTTTCGTCACCTCGATGTTTATGGCAAAGTCCGGACACAATCGTTCACAAATTTTACAGGCTATGCACTGCTCCGGCCTGGCAACAACTACCCTCCCCAATTCATCGCTTTCCAGCACTTTTTTGGGGCAGAAAGCTATGCATATCCCGCACTTTTTACACCAATCTACTGTCACAATCACTTTAGTATCTTGAATTGCTGTAACCAATACCCATCTCCCCTAATCTCTAAGTTGACGAACAACACACCTGTCCCTGCGCTTGCGCTTGAGAATCTGAGAACGCTTGTCAAGTACAAAAGCGATCCCTATTTCCTATTTCTAAATTCTTTTTCGCCAGCCTTATTAGTTTTCCCTCCCCAAATGACTAAATTTTTAAAACATTTAGAATTATTACGGTAAACTTCTACTTACATTTAGACAGAGTACATTAGAAATAATAATCTGAATCCATTCAAGCAGGGAATACCTAATTCTATGACAGCCAGCTAATAAATAGCCTAGAAAAAGAGATGATAAGAGGATATGGTATGCAATTAAAATGTTGTGAGGGGATTATTTATGCTTGATATTTGTCTGCTGGGAACTGGAGGTGTAATGCCGCTTCCAGGCAGATGGCTTTCATCCTTGCTTATTCGCTGCCAAGGAAGAATGATTTTGATCGACTGCGGCGAAGGCACCCAGGTCCCCTTAAAAAAATTACACTGGGGCATAAAAACCATTGATGCTATTCTTTTTACTCATTATCACGCAGATCATATTGCAGGTTTACCTGGCTTGCTTCTTACCATAGGCAATTCAGGCAGGACAGAGCCTTTGTCTTTGCTGGGTCCTCCCGGATTAAAAAGAGTTGTCGAGGGCTTAACTATAATTGCTCCTGAACTGCCTTTTGAATTGACTTTATCAGAATTACCAGATACAGACTGCAGTGAAAAACGTATTGGCGAAATTCACCTAAAATCTATTCCGGTAAATCACACGGTTTCTTGCTTTGCCTATTGTTTTGAGCTTAATCGGAAAGGTAAATTTGACGTTGAACGCGCAAAGAAGCTAGGCATCCCAACTCATTATTGGAAAACTCTTCAAAAGGGAATAGCAATTTTTCTTGAAGGAGAAAAAATCAGCCCTGAAATGGTCCTTGGTCAAAAACGTAAAGGGATTAAAGTATGCTATTGTACTGATACAAGACCTACCAGCGGCCTTGTCCAGTTCATTAATGGCTCAGACCTTTTTATTTGTGAAGGTATGTACGGAAATGATGATAGTTATCCTAAAGCCCTGGAAAAAAAACATATGCTTTTTTCTGAAGCGGCCTTACTTGCAAGTCAGGGAAAGGTTAAGGAATTGTGGCTTACTCACTATAGCCCCTCGGTGATGGATCCCGAGGAATACATGGACGCAGCGAGAGCTTTATTCACCAATACAAAAGCAGGGATAGATTTGCTTATGAGTTCTTTGAAATTTGCTGATTAACCCACATGCTGCTGTTGCAGCACCAGCAGAGAGTACTTCCGGGTCAGGCAGCTTCGCCACATCCTGCAAGAAAAGCTAATTCGTGCGAAGACAGTGTCTTCGTGACACCGCAGCATTCCGAGGCTCGCCTACTCGCCGGCGCGGGAGCTATCTTCAGCGGATAAGTATTCTTTGGAGATAGCCGCTTCGAGCGAAAATGTCCACCG
This Desulfosporosinus orientis DSM 765 DNA region includes the following protein-coding sequences:
- a CDS encoding HEAT repeat domain-containing protein, translated to MADLVNWGWSKNDLTSLGESLAAVLLDEWGGPRSPLALKYINETIIPDLIHCFCNNADLLTNSTFAEIIQWKLKNQFANPSAVVADLAKDLLEPAQRIIKRPQITDPKEPWRRIFRLWIGGESLPNIAEKTGYPLDYLDLLILRLKKIKAFIVNTRASLLECQQNPELREFGFEQLSFLYQFQTAVEGEPLYKERLILEQVILDLGIPLPVPDLVTLLEIIHTHEGRLDENSLVSAMSESAGRWGPGTGVLGGDQRANLFSCAIDGLIALHYVQKNKGGKLTLSEKSAQTIAGFLLPKLGEQLQRAISISDFGLAKSLLLSQNEAVLLRMIDWILRELKDREGFQLLNSIYQQVSRRVDIHLIKAFAELPISFEILLKCLEDNDSLIRAQACEALGRIGNRKAAALLIQLLHDPVAGVKEKAAQALGDVGDISAIPELSKVAEDYSESVKVRELARKALGKLENSNY
- a CDS encoding 2-oxoacid:acceptor oxidoreductase family protein — encoded protein: MAKQEFLLTGTGGQGLILAAIMLAEAGINAGQNVAQSQSYGPEARGGASRAEVIIGNEAIYYPKVERPDFVLTLSQEAYKKYGLHLNEEAILIVDDSYVTEVKPRSRNFYSLPITKAARVHFGSEQSSNVLALGVVASLSGQIPKENVLQAVQERAPKGTAAQNTKALEIGWQMGLKAGDLQENAGDLKENERWQNEGDV
- a CDS encoding 2-oxoacid:ferredoxin oxidoreductase subunit beta, giving the protein MFNDIAQYFRIETLPHIWCPGCGIGTITAAIIRAIKTLQLDQNKVIFVSGIGCSSRMPGYLDFNTLHTTHGRALPFATGIKTARPELDVFVIMGDGDATAIGGNHLIHASRRNIDLTAIVINNSIYGMTGGQTSPLTPHDKRGTTSPFGNLESPFQVLELAKAAGATFGARATAYHNQLLTKLVIDAYNNPGFSLVEAISQCPVSYGRRNKFKTPADMLLWQKEHAFKAGQSPAHEEDFQIGEIFKGERPEYTQEYEKLRQKLKEVSR
- a CDS encoding 2-oxoacid:acceptor oxidoreductase subunit alpha — translated: MNKPRLMQGNEAVAEGALAAGVHFYAGYPITPSTEIAEKMAERLPAIGGTFIQMEDEIGSMAAVIGASLTGLKSLTATSGPGFSLKQENLGYAIATEVPCVVVNVQRGGPSTGLPTSPAQADVMQARWGTHGDHPIIVITPSSVQECYELIVKAFNMAEEYRIPVILLMDEVIGHLREQVIIPERLIIINRKSPDVTPHDYIPYENDESMIPAMANFGDGYRYHVTGLTHNEKGLPTGNPDVTRRFMQRLTQKLSPYLEKIQLVEEVQLDDAELVLIAYGCAARSAMSAVHTARSMGLKVGLFRPITIWPFPQKQLEKYEGRKYLVVEMNSGQLAGEIERIFGYRKVELLNRTDGELITPNEILERIREV
- a CDS encoding 4Fe-4S dicluster domain-containing protein, with the protein product MVTAIQDTKVIVTVDWCKKCGICIAFCPKKVLESDELGRVVVARPEQCIACKICERLCPDFAINIEVTKDE
- a CDS encoding ribonuclease Z; translated protein: MLDICLLGTGGVMPLPGRWLSSLLIRCQGRMILIDCGEGTQVPLKKLHWGIKTIDAILFTHYHADHIAGLPGLLLTIGNSGRTEPLSLLGPPGLKRVVEGLTIIAPELPFELTLSELPDTDCSEKRIGEIHLKSIPVNHTVSCFAYCFELNRKGKFDVERAKKLGIPTHYWKTLQKGIAIFLEGEKISPEMVLGQKRKGIKVCYCTDTRPTSGLVQFINGSDLFICEGMYGNDDSYPKALEKKHMLFSEAALLASQGKVKELWLTHYSPSVMDPEEYMDAARALFTNTKAGIDLLMSSLKFAD